A DNA window from Actinomadura luzonensis contains the following coding sequences:
- the coaBC gene encoding bifunctional phosphopantothenoylcysteine decarboxylase/phosphopantothenate--cysteine ligase CoaBC: MKVVLGVSGGIAAYKACELLRLFTESGHEVRVVPTREALKFVGAPTWAALSGNPVSAEVWDDVHEVPHVRIGKSADLVVVAPATADLLAKAAHGLAGDLLTNTLLTATCPVVFAPAMHTEMWQHPATRANVATLRERGAIVLDPAVGRLTGADTGPGRLPDPAEIFQVCLRVLRGRPLDLAGRRVVVSAGGTREALDPVRYLGNRSSGLQGYALARTAAARGAEVTLVAANVALPDPAGATVVRVESAAELREAVLAASGEADVVVMAAAVADFRPAARHDAKIKKSDGEPEPIRLAKNPDILAELGERRRAGASGSGGPAGSAGAAGPGGSAGPAVIVGFAAETHDVLANGQAKLARKRCDLLVVNQVGEGRAFGTPDNAATVLVAGGEPVEVPLGPKEDLADAVWDLVAARLA; encoded by the coding sequence ATGAAGGTCGTCCTGGGCGTCAGCGGCGGCATCGCCGCGTACAAGGCGTGCGAGCTGCTGCGGCTGTTCACCGAGTCCGGGCACGAGGTGCGGGTCGTCCCGACCCGCGAGGCGCTGAAGTTCGTGGGCGCGCCCACCTGGGCCGCCCTGTCGGGCAACCCCGTGTCGGCCGAGGTGTGGGACGACGTGCACGAGGTGCCCCACGTCCGCATCGGCAAGTCGGCCGACCTCGTCGTGGTGGCCCCGGCCACCGCCGACCTGCTCGCCAAGGCGGCCCACGGGCTGGCCGGCGACCTGCTCACCAACACGTTGCTCACCGCGACGTGCCCGGTCGTGTTCGCGCCCGCGATGCACACCGAGATGTGGCAGCACCCCGCCACCCGCGCCAACGTCGCCACGCTGCGCGAGCGCGGCGCGATCGTGCTCGACCCGGCCGTCGGGCGGCTCACCGGCGCCGACACCGGCCCCGGCCGGCTGCCCGACCCCGCCGAGATCTTCCAGGTCTGCCTGCGCGTGCTGCGCGGCAGGCCGCTCGACCTGGCCGGGCGGCGGGTCGTGGTGTCCGCGGGCGGCACCCGCGAGGCGCTCGACCCGGTCCGCTACCTCGGCAACCGCTCCTCGGGGCTGCAGGGCTACGCGCTGGCCCGCACGGCGGCCGCCCGCGGCGCCGAGGTCACGCTGGTGGCCGCCAACGTCGCGCTGCCCGACCCCGCCGGGGCCACGGTCGTGCGGGTGGAGTCCGCGGCGGAGCTGCGCGAGGCGGTGCTCGCCGCGTCGGGCGAGGCCGACGTGGTCGTCATGGCCGCCGCGGTGGCCGACTTCCGGCCCGCGGCCCGGCACGACGCCAAGATCAAGAAGAGCGACGGCGAGCCCGAGCCGATCCGGCTGGCCAAGAACCCCGACATCCTCGCCGAGCTGGGCGAGCGCCGCCGCGCGGGCGCCTCCGGCTCAGGCGGCCCCGCCGGGTCTGCCGGCGCTGCCGGCCCCGGCGGCTCCGCCGGTCCCGCGGTCATCGTCGGGTTCGCCGCCGAGACCCACGACGTGCTCGCCAACGGTCAGGCGAAGCTGGCCCGCAAGCGCTGCGACCTGCTGGTGGTCAACCAGGTGGGGGAGGGGCGGGCCTTCGGCACCCCCGACAACGCGGCCACCGTGCTGGTGGCGGGCGGCGAGCCGGTCGAGGTGCCGCTCGGGCCCAAGGAGGACCTCGCCGACGCCGTCTGGGACCTGGTCGCCGCGCGACTCGCGTGA
- the fmt gene encoding methionyl-tRNA formyltransferase, which translates to MRLVFAGTPGTALPSLRTLIDSPRHEVVAVVTRPDAQSGRGRKVHPSPVAELAEEAGIEVLRPQKAGDPAFLDRLRALEPDCCPVVAYGALLPQSALDVPRHGWINLHFSILPAWRGAAPVQHAVLHGDEITGATTFRIVKELDAGPVYGVVTEEIRPGDTSGELLERLSVSGAGLLAATLDGVEDGTLEARPQPADGVTLAPKINVADARVVWARPAMHVDRLVRACTPNPGAWAEFRGQRVKLGPVRIVPGERLGPGEVAADKTRVLVGTATDAVELGEVQPQGKRLMSAVEWARGVRPEGKEIFE; encoded by the coding sequence ATGCGTCTGGTCTTCGCGGGCACGCCCGGCACTGCGCTGCCGTCGCTGCGCACCCTGATCGACTCGCCCCGGCACGAGGTGGTGGCCGTCGTCACCCGCCCCGACGCGCAGTCCGGGCGGGGGCGCAAGGTGCACCCGTCGCCGGTGGCCGAGCTCGCCGAGGAGGCGGGCATCGAGGTGCTGCGCCCGCAGAAGGCCGGCGATCCCGCCTTCCTCGACCGGCTCCGCGCGCTGGAGCCCGACTGCTGCCCCGTGGTCGCCTACGGCGCGCTGCTGCCGCAGTCCGCGCTCGACGTGCCCCGGCACGGCTGGATCAACCTGCACTTCTCGATCCTGCCCGCCTGGCGCGGCGCGGCGCCCGTCCAGCACGCCGTGCTGCACGGCGACGAGATCACCGGCGCGACGACGTTCCGGATCGTCAAGGAGCTCGACGCCGGGCCCGTCTACGGCGTCGTCACCGAGGAGATCCGGCCCGGCGACACCAGCGGCGAGCTGCTGGAGCGGCTGTCGGTGTCCGGGGCCGGGCTGCTGGCCGCCACGCTCGACGGCGTCGAGGACGGCACGCTGGAGGCGCGGCCGCAGCCCGCCGACGGCGTCACCCTCGCCCCCAAGATCAACGTCGCCGACGCGCGGGTCGTCTGGGCCAGGCCCGCCATGCACGTCGACCGCCTCGTCCGGGCCTGCACCCCCAATCCGGGGGCGTGGGCCGAGTTCCGGGGCCAGCGGGTCAAGCTCGGCCCGGTCCGCATCGTGCCGGGGGAGCGCCTCGGCCCCGGCGAGGTCGCCGCCGACAAGACGCGGGTGCTCGTCGGCACCGCCACGGACGCGGTCGAGCTGGGCGAGGTGCAGCCGCAGGGCAAGCGGCTGATGAGCGCCGTCGAGTGGGCTCGGGGAGTCCGCCCGGAGGGCAAAGAGATCTTCGAGTGA
- the rpoZ gene encoding DNA-directed RNA polymerase subunit omega, which produces MAGTAAAAEGITNPPIDALLDIVDSKYSLVIMGAKRARQINAYYSQLGEGLLEYVGPLVETHAQEKPLSIALREVSEGLLTAEPIEGAA; this is translated from the coding sequence GTGGCAGGCACCGCTGCGGCCGCGGAGGGCATCACCAACCCGCCGATCGACGCGCTGCTCGACATCGTCGACAGCAAATACTCCCTGGTGATCATGGGCGCCAAGCGCGCGCGTCAGATCAACGCCTACTACTCCCAGCTCGGCGAGGGCCTGCTGGAGTACGTCGGGCCGCTGGTCGAGACGCACGCCCAGGAGAAGCCGCTGTCCATCGCGCTGCGCGAGGTCTCCGAGGGCCTGCTGACGGCGGAGCCCATCGAGGGCGCGGCCTGA
- the rpe gene encoding ribulose-phosphate 3-epimerase, translating to MAVQISPSILAADFARLADEAAAVPNADWLHVDVMDYHFVPNLTLGLPVVEALRKATSTPLDCHLMIADPDRWAPQYAEAGAGSVTIHAEAAKAPVRTLREIRAQGARAGLALNPATPVEPYEDLLPEIDMLLLMTVEPGFGGQKFLDLVLPKIRRARELVSRHGGRIWVQVDGGVDAGTIGRCAEAGADVFVAGSAVYGASDPVAAVDELRAAATRARG from the coding sequence ATGGCCGTACAGATCTCGCCCAGCATCCTCGCCGCCGACTTCGCCAGGCTCGCCGACGAGGCCGCCGCCGTGCCCAACGCCGACTGGCTGCACGTCGACGTCATGGACTACCACTTCGTGCCCAACCTGACCCTCGGGCTGCCCGTGGTCGAGGCGCTGCGCAAGGCGACCTCCACGCCGCTCGACTGCCATCTCATGATCGCCGACCCCGACCGGTGGGCCCCCCAGTACGCCGAGGCGGGCGCGGGCAGCGTCACCATCCACGCCGAGGCCGCCAAGGCGCCCGTCCGCACGCTGCGCGAGATCCGCGCGCAGGGCGCGCGGGCCGGGCTCGCGCTCAACCCGGCCACGCCGGTCGAGCCGTACGAGGACCTGCTGCCCGAGATCGACATGCTGCTGCTGATGACCGTCGAGCCGGGCTTCGGCGGGCAGAAGTTCCTCGACCTCGTGCTGCCGAAGATCCGCCGGGCGCGTGAGCTGGTGAGCCGGCACGGCGGCCGGATCTGGGTGCAGGTCGACGGCGGCGTGGACGCCGGGACGATCGGGCGCTGCGCCGAGGCGGGCGCCGACGTGTTCGTGGCGGGCAGCGCGGTCTACGGCGCCTCCGACCCGGTCGCGGCCGTCGACGAGCTGCGGGCCGCCGCCACTCGCGCCCGGGGCTGA
- the def gene encoding peptide deformylase encodes MAIQSIRLFGDPVLRTPAAPVVDFDKELRKLVKDLTDTMMDAPGAGLAAPQIGVGLRVFTYYVDDQLGHLINPDLDLSSELDEEGEEGCLSFPGLSFPTPRAVRAVAKGFDMHGEPVTLEGTDLMARCFQHETDHLDGILFIDRMDPKQRKLAMKAVREAEWSGLAAPVVKFSPHATGGKAL; translated from the coding sequence TTGGCGATCCAGTCGATCCGGCTGTTCGGAGACCCGGTGCTGCGCACCCCGGCGGCCCCTGTCGTCGACTTCGACAAGGAGCTCCGCAAGCTGGTCAAAGACCTCACCGACACGATGATGGACGCGCCCGGCGCGGGCCTCGCGGCCCCGCAGATCGGCGTCGGCCTGCGGGTGTTCACTTACTACGTGGACGACCAGCTCGGCCACCTGATCAACCCCGACCTCGACCTGTCGTCCGAGCTGGACGAGGAGGGCGAGGAGGGCTGCCTGTCCTTCCCCGGCCTGTCGTTCCCGACGCCGCGCGCCGTCCGCGCCGTGGCCAAGGGCTTCGACATGCACGGCGAGCCGGTCACGCTGGAGGGCACCGACCTCATGGCGCGCTGCTTCCAGCACGAGACCGACCACCTCGACGGCATCCTGTTCATCGACCGCATGGACCCCAAGCAGCGCAAGCTCGCGATGAAGGCGGTCCGCGAGGCCGAGTGGAGCGGGCTCGCCGCGCCCGTCGTCAAGTTCTCGCCGCACGCGACCGGCGGAAAGGCGCTCTGA
- a CDS encoding RsmB/NOP family class I SAM-dependent RNA methyltransferase — translation MSTRGEHQDGAGGPRGTARGAGDGRGTARGAGDGRGTGSSTGTGTGGGSGRRRPGQGRPGQGRGGPRIPRDEARLAAFDVLRAVDERDSYANLLLPRLLRERGIKGRDAALATELAYGTLRGLGTYDAIIEVCSDRAPDPAVRDALRLGAHQLLRMRVPPHAAVGTTVDLVRLRVGPGPAKFANAVLRKIASRTVEEWLPIVAPDPGADPVGHLAVAHAHPRWIVSAFRDALGGDAELPDLLAADNARPLVTLVARPGRSDLEELAEYGATPGRYSPYAAYLPEGDPGQIEAVAETRAAVQDEASQLVALALTRVPITGHPAGSLVSPDGTLGDGATRARASRGDEAVERWLDMCAGPGGKAGLLDAVAAYGDVSGGPSGFPGGALLLAADVQYHRARLVWQTTRRAAVVTADGTEPAWRPGVFDRVMLDAPCTGLGALRRRPEARWRRDPAGIAELGRLQRLLLGAALDAVRPGGVVAYVTCSPHLAETRVVVGDVLARRADAEQLDAREYLPEVDGLGDGPHAQFWPHRHGTDAMFLALLRRRPS, via the coding sequence ATGAGCACCAGGGGCGAGCACCAGGACGGCGCGGGCGGCCCGCGCGGCACCGCGCGCGGCGCGGGCGACGGCCGTGGCACTGCGCGCGGCGCGGGCGACGGCCGTGGCACCGGTAGTAGCACCGGCACCGGCACCGGCGGCGGTTCGGGGCGGAGGCGGCCCGGGCAGGGGCGGCCCGGGCAGGGGCGCGGGGGGCCGCGGATCCCGCGCGACGAGGCCAGGCTCGCCGCGTTCGACGTCCTGCGCGCCGTCGACGAACGCGACTCCTACGCCAACCTGCTCCTCCCGCGCCTCCTGCGCGAACGCGGCATCAAGGGCCGCGACGCCGCCCTCGCCACCGAGCTGGCGTACGGGACGCTGCGCGGGCTCGGCACCTACGACGCGATCATCGAGGTCTGCAGCGACCGCGCGCCCGACCCCGCCGTGCGCGACGCGCTGCGCCTCGGCGCCCACCAGCTCCTGCGCATGCGCGTCCCGCCGCACGCCGCCGTCGGCACCACCGTCGACCTGGTACGCCTGCGCGTCGGCCCCGGCCCGGCGAAGTTCGCCAACGCCGTGCTGCGCAAGATCGCGTCCAGGACCGTGGAGGAGTGGCTGCCGATCGTCGCGCCCGACCCCGGCGCCGACCCGGTCGGCCACCTCGCCGTCGCCCACGCCCACCCGCGCTGGATCGTCTCCGCCTTCCGCGACGCGCTGGGCGGCGACGCCGAGCTGCCCGACCTGCTGGCCGCCGACAACGCCCGCCCCCTCGTCACCCTGGTCGCCCGGCCGGGGCGCAGCGACCTCGAGGAGCTGGCGGAGTACGGGGCCACGCCGGGCCGCTACTCCCCGTACGCCGCCTACCTGCCGGAGGGCGACCCCGGGCAGATCGAGGCCGTGGCGGAGACCCGCGCGGCCGTCCAGGACGAGGCGAGCCAGCTCGTCGCCCTCGCCCTGACCCGCGTCCCGATCACCGGCCACCCGGCCGGGAGCCTCGTCTCCCCGGACGGGACGCTCGGCGACGGCGCGACCAGGGCGCGCGCCTCCCGCGGCGACGAGGCCGTGGAGCGCTGGCTCGACATGTGCGCCGGCCCCGGCGGCAAGGCGGGCCTGCTGGACGCCGTCGCCGCCTACGGCGACGTCTCCGGCGGGCCGTCCGGGTTCCCCGGCGGGGCGCTGCTGCTGGCGGCCGACGTCCAGTACCACCGGGCGCGGCTGGTCTGGCAGACCACCCGGCGGGCGGCCGTCGTCACCGCCGACGGCACCGAGCCCGCCTGGCGTCCCGGCGTCTTCGACCGCGTCATGCTGGACGCGCCCTGCACCGGCCTCGGCGCGCTGCGACGCCGGCCCGAGGCCCGCTGGCGGCGCGACCCCGCGGGCATCGCCGAGCTGGGCAGGCTGCAGCGCCTGCTGCTCGGCGCCGCCCTGGACGCGGTCCGGCCCGGCGGCGTCGTCGCGTACGTCACCTGCTCGCCGCACCTCGCCGAGACCCGGGTCGTGGTGGGCGACGTCCTCGCCCGGCGCGCTGACGCCGAGCAGCTCGACGCGCGGGAGTACCTGCCCGAGGTGGACGGCCTCGGTGACGGGCCGCACGCCCAGTTCTGGCCGCACCGGCACGGCACCGACGCCATGTTCCTCGCCCTCCTCCGCAGACGCCCGTCCTGA
- a CDS encoding oxygenase MpaB family protein produces the protein MSDHGIFGPDSVTWRVMGEPILLVGGFRALLMQGLHPRAMRGVLQNSALMDPAEAWSRFQRTTEFVRVRTYGSTEEVERAGRRVRKIHAKLTGHDPDTGLTFRLDDPEALRWVHVGEVDSYLSVARRAGVRLSDADADRFVAEWRRAAEVVGLSAGDVPGSVAELRDYIHAERPGLRFVPEAAHPLRLSLNAPLPLLLTPLKPALPALTLLAFATLPRWARRLYGLPATPVGDLWATATLRTLHTGLGLVPAQVRYAPAARRAHRLMAA, from the coding sequence ATGAGCGACCATGGCATCTTCGGCCCCGACTCGGTGACCTGGCGCGTGATGGGCGAGCCCATCCTCCTGGTCGGCGGCTTCCGGGCCCTGCTCATGCAGGGCCTGCACCCGCGCGCGATGCGCGGCGTGCTGCAGAACTCCGCGCTCATGGACCCGGCCGAGGCGTGGTCGCGCTTCCAGCGCACGACGGAGTTCGTCCGCGTCCGCACGTACGGCAGCACCGAGGAGGTCGAACGGGCCGGCCGCCGGGTCCGCAAGATCCACGCCAAGCTGACCGGCCACGACCCGGACACCGGGCTCACGTTCCGCCTCGACGACCCCGAGGCGCTGCGCTGGGTGCACGTCGGCGAGGTCGACTCCTACCTGTCGGTGGCCCGGCGGGCGGGCGTGCGGCTCAGCGACGCCGACGCCGACAGGTTCGTCGCCGAGTGGCGGCGCGCCGCCGAGGTCGTCGGGCTGAGCGCCGGCGACGTGCCCGGCTCGGTCGCCGAGCTGCGCGACTACATCCACGCCGAACGGCCGGGGCTGCGCTTCGTGCCGGAGGCCGCCCACCCGCTGCGCCTGTCGCTCAACGCGCCGCTGCCGCTCCTGCTGACCCCGCTCAAGCCCGCCCTGCCCGCGCTCACGCTGCTGGCCTTCGCCACGCTGCCGCGCTGGGCCAGGCGGCTGTACGGCCTGCCCGCCACGCCCGTCGGCGACCTGTGGGCGACCGCGACGCTGCGCACCCTGCACACCGGGCTCGGCCTGGTCCCGGCCCAGGTCCGCTACGCGCCGGCGGCGCGGCGGGCGCACCGGCTGATGGCCGCCTGA
- the metK gene encoding methionine adenosyltransferase yields the protein MSRRLFTSESVTEGHPDKIADQISDAILDAMLKDDPKSRVAVETMITTGQVHVAGEVTTETYVDIPGVIREKILEIGYDASHKGFDGASCGVSVSIGAQSPDIAQGVDDAYEHRVDGDGDELDRQGAGDQGLMFGYACRETPELMPLPITLAHRLAQRLSQVRKNGTVPYLRPDGKTQVTIEYDGDTPVRLDTVVVSTQHAAEIDLKEMLAPDIKEHVVDPVLAELELDIEGYRLLVNPTGRFEIGGPMGDAGLTGRKIIIDTYGGMARHGGGAFSGKDPSKVDRSAAYAMRWVAKNVVAAGLADRCEVQVAYAIGKAQPVGLFVECFGTEKLPVEKIQDAVLQVFDLRPAAIIRDLDLLRPIYSETAAYGHFGREGFSWESTDRAESLRTAAGL from the coding sequence TTGTCACGTCGCCTGTTCACCTCCGAGTCGGTGACCGAGGGCCACCCGGACAAGATCGCCGACCAGATCAGTGACGCGATTCTCGACGCCATGCTCAAGGACGACCCCAAGAGCCGGGTCGCCGTCGAGACGATGATCACTACCGGCCAGGTCCACGTCGCAGGCGAGGTCACGACCGAGACCTACGTCGACATCCCCGGCGTCATCCGCGAGAAGATCCTGGAGATCGGCTACGACGCCTCCCACAAGGGCTTCGACGGCGCCTCGTGCGGGGTGTCGGTGTCCATCGGCGCCCAGTCGCCCGACATCGCCCAGGGCGTCGACGACGCCTACGAGCACCGCGTCGACGGCGACGGCGACGAGCTCGACCGCCAGGGCGCGGGCGACCAGGGCCTCATGTTCGGCTACGCCTGCCGCGAGACGCCCGAGCTGATGCCGCTGCCGATCACGCTCGCCCACCGCCTCGCCCAGCGCCTGTCGCAGGTCCGCAAGAACGGCACCGTCCCCTACCTGCGGCCCGACGGCAAGACCCAGGTCACCATCGAGTACGACGGCGACACGCCCGTCCGCCTCGACACCGTGGTCGTCTCGACGCAGCACGCCGCCGAGATCGACCTCAAGGAGATGCTGGCGCCCGACATCAAGGAGCACGTGGTCGACCCGGTGCTCGCCGAGCTCGAGCTCGACATCGAGGGCTACCGGCTGCTGGTCAACCCGACCGGCCGCTTCGAGATCGGCGGCCCGATGGGCGACGCCGGCCTCACCGGCCGCAAGATCATCATTGACACGTACGGCGGCATGGCCCGTCACGGCGGCGGCGCCTTCTCCGGCAAGGACCCGTCCAAGGTCGACCGCTCGGCCGCCTACGCCATGCGCTGGGTCGCCAAGAACGTCGTCGCGGCCGGGCTCGCCGACCGGTGCGAGGTGCAGGTGGCGTACGCGATCGGCAAGGCGCAGCCGGTCGGCCTGTTCGTCGAGTGCTTCGGCACCGAGAAGCTGCCGGTGGAGAAGATCCAGGACGCCGTGCTGCAGGTGTTCGACCTGCGTCCGGCGGCCATCATCCGCGACCTCGACCTGCTGCGGCCGATCTACTCCGAGACGGCGGCCTACGGGCACTTCGGGCGCGAGGGCTTCTCCTGGGAGTCGACGGACCGCGCCGAGTCCCTCCGCACCGCCGCCGGCCTCTGA
- a CDS encoding primosomal protein N', with amino-acid sequence MTDSDDALLPLDAVRPAASSSAKDASPAKDTRGAVVPAPARPVARIAVDSPLPHLDRPFDYLVPASMHETAEPGVRVRVRFAGKLVDGFLLDRVDESDHEGRLTPLERVVSPERVLTPEVAALARAVADRYAGTLTDVLRLAVPPRHAKVEAEQPKEGADEPGEEPAGEPAGSAWDDYPAGPSFLDALRDGRAPRAVWSALPGARGWARPMAEAVRAALDGGRGAVLVVPDGKDVALADAEFARALGPGRHVALTADLGPAERYRRWLKVLRGQVRAVVGTRAAMFAPVAGLGLVAIWDDGDDLHAERLAPYPHAREVLGLRAHRTGAAMLIGGYARTAEATQLVAGGWARPIVAARATLRSLAPRVRPVGEDAELAKDQAARQARLPSLAWRALRHGLEGGGPVLVQVPRRGYLPALACHHCRTPARCVLPPTRAAAHLLDAPTAGTTEDRPTKDRPTKGGPTKGGPTKDGPVQGGPGKGGPAALTIPMPGAPGAPLPPAGDSAFGAFGAAGDAAPVGALCHGPLALRGGHAAPYCRWCGRVDAAWRCPNCGSPACGPSSPAPAAPPRLGRAFPSVPTCARPAATACWCRRARRPRPGRRHARRRAGRRGRLRGGRAAGRLGAARPGRPARRRGGRAPLDERRRPAPPRRRAGGAGRRRVARRPGPRPLGPRHARRARAGRPGRAGLPARRADGHAHRPGRRRPADAGRGPPAGRRAGPRPGAGGRRGPGAGHGPRPQDGWGGAGGGAQGGQRGARGA; translated from the coding sequence GTGACCGACTCCGACGACGCCCTCCTGCCGCTCGACGCCGTGCGGCCCGCGGCCTCGTCGTCGGCGAAGGACGCCTCGCCGGCCAAGGACACCAGGGGCGCCGTCGTCCCCGCCCCCGCGCGTCCTGTCGCCAGGATCGCCGTGGACAGCCCCCTGCCCCACCTCGACCGCCCCTTCGACTACCTGGTGCCCGCCTCGATGCACGAGACGGCCGAGCCGGGCGTGCGGGTGCGGGTGCGGTTCGCGGGCAAGCTGGTGGACGGGTTCCTGCTGGACCGGGTGGACGAGAGCGACCACGAGGGCCGGCTGACCCCGCTGGAACGGGTGGTGTCCCCCGAGCGGGTCCTCACCCCTGAGGTCGCCGCCCTGGCGCGGGCGGTCGCCGACCGGTACGCGGGCACCCTCACCGACGTGCTCCGCCTCGCCGTCCCGCCCCGCCACGCCAAGGTGGAGGCGGAGCAGCCCAAGGAGGGGGCGGACGAGCCCGGGGAGGAGCCGGCCGGGGAGCCCGCGGGGAGCGCCTGGGACGACTACCCCGCCGGCCCGTCCTTCCTCGACGCCCTGCGCGACGGCAGGGCCCCGCGCGCCGTCTGGTCCGCCCTGCCCGGGGCCCGCGGCTGGGCCCGGCCGATGGCGGAGGCCGTCCGGGCGGCCCTGGACGGCGGCAGGGGAGCGGTCCTCGTGGTCCCCGACGGCAAGGACGTGGCGCTGGCCGACGCCGAGTTCGCCCGCGCCCTGGGCCCCGGCAGGCACGTGGCGCTGACCGCCGACCTCGGCCCCGCCGAGCGCTACCGGCGCTGGCTGAAGGTGCTGCGCGGCCAGGTGCGGGCTGTGGTCGGCACCCGGGCCGCGATGTTCGCGCCGGTGGCCGGGCTCGGCCTGGTGGCGATCTGGGACGACGGCGACGACCTGCACGCCGAGCGGCTGGCCCCGTACCCGCACGCCCGTGAGGTGCTGGGCCTGCGCGCCCACCGCACCGGCGCGGCCATGCTCATCGGCGGCTACGCCCGCACCGCCGAGGCCACCCAGCTCGTCGCCGGCGGCTGGGCGCGGCCCATCGTGGCGGCCCGCGCCACGCTCAGGAGCCTCGCCCCCCGGGTGCGCCCGGTCGGCGAGGACGCCGAGCTGGCCAAGGACCAGGCCGCCCGCCAGGCCCGCCTGCCGAGCCTCGCCTGGCGCGCGCTGCGGCACGGGCTGGAGGGCGGCGGCCCGGTGCTGGTCCAGGTGCCGAGGCGCGGCTACCTGCCCGCCCTGGCCTGCCACCACTGCCGCACGCCGGCTCGCTGCGTCCTGCCGCCCACCCGCGCCGCCGCCCACCTCCTCGACGCCCCGACCGCCGGCACGACCGAGGACAGGCCGACCAAGGACAGGCCGACCAAGGGCGGGCCGACCAAGGGCGGGCCGACCAAGGACGGGCCGGTCCAAGGCGGGCCGGGAAAGGGCGGGCCGGCGGCGCTCACCATCCCCATGCCGGGCGCGCCCGGCGCACCCCTGCCGCCCGCCGGCGACTCGGCGTTCGGCGCGTTCGGGGCGGCCGGCGACGCCGCGCCGGTCGGCGCGCTCTGCCACGGGCCGCTCGCCCTGCGGGGCGGCCACGCCGCCCCCTACTGCCGCTGGTGCGGCCGGGTGGACGCGGCCTGGCGCTGCCCGAACTGCGGCAGCCCCGCCTGCGGGCCGTCGTCACCGGCGCCCGCCGCACCGCCGAGGCTGGGCCGGGCGTTCCCGTCGGTGCCGACGTGCGCACGTCCGGCCGCGACGGCGTGCTGGTGCCGCCGTGCCCGCCGCCCGCGCCCTGGTCGTCGCCACGCCCGGCGCCGAGCCGGTCGCCGAGGGCGGCTACGCGGCGGCCGTGCTGCTGGACGGCTGGGCGCTGCTCGGCCGGGCCGACCTGCGCGCCGCCGAGGAGGCCGTGCGCCGCTGGATGAACGCCGCCGCCCTGCTCCGCCCCGCCGCCGAGCTGGTGGTGCTGGCCGACGCCGCGTTGCCCGCCGTCCAGGCCCTCGTCCGCTGGGACCCCGTCACGCACGCCGAGCGCGAGCTGGCCGACCGGGCCGAGCTGGGCTTCCCGCCCGCCGTGCGGATGGCCACGCTCACCGGCCCGGCCGCCGCCGTCCGGCAGATGCTGGACGAGGCCCGCCTGCCGGACGACGCGCAGGTCCTCGGCCCGGTGCCGGTGGACGACGCGGGCCAGGAGCGGGCCATGGTCCGCGTCCGCAGGACGGGTGGGGCGGCGCTGGCGGCGGCGCTCAAGGGGGCCAGCGGGGTGCGCGCGGCGCGTAA